A stretch of DNA from Pongo abelii isolate AG06213 chromosome 17, NHGRI_mPonAbe1-v2.0_pri, whole genome shotgun sequence:
GCTAAAAGTTAAAGACTGACAATGAAAGACTGACAATACTCTGCATTGTTGAGGATTTCGAGCAACTGGCACTCTCATACTTTGCCGTTAAGAATGCAAAAACAGTGCCATTACTTTGAGAAATACTGTTTAACAGTTTCTGAGTTAAATGTATGCCTACCTtctgactcagcaattccactacttctcaagagaaatgaaagcatttatCTACACAAAGACTTGTATAAGAATGTTCAGAGCAGCTTCTGCACAAAGCCAAAAACTGTAAACGTTCAAATATTCATCAGGTTTATGTTTATACAATGCAACAGATGTACTAAATGACTCTCAAAAACATTGTCTCAAAAAGGAACCTAAACAGATGCAAAAGAATAACTGTTACCCACTTCCTAACAGTTACCCACTTTACTTGTTACTTGTGAAGGGTGGCCGAACAGTGGGTAACTGTTAGGAAGGAAAGACAGTACTGACAGGAAAACGTCACCTGCTCTTAGAAATGCTATCTTGATCCAGGCAGTGGCCATAGGTGTATACAAATGTAAAAGGGCACTGgatctgtagttttgttttgttttgtttgcgatagggtctcactctgttgcccaagctggactgcaatggcacgatcatagctcgcTGTAACCTTGAaatcttgggcttaagtgatgcTCTTGTAGTTGGGACTAAAGGCGTGCACCATTACGCCCAGCTATTTGTAAATTTGGATGGGGGTTGGGgagcaggtctcgaactcctgtcctcaagcaatcctctcaccttggcctctcaaagtgctgggatacaggcgtgagccaggatTCTTGAAGATCTGTGGTTCAGCCAGTATTCTTGAAAATCTGTGCACTGTACTGTGTGTAAATCTAACTATAGCAAAGTaatattaaaaggttaaaaaaaaagcactacCAATCACCTACAGAAGAAGGAACAAGAAGACTTCTAGAACAGCCACTGACTGGCTGGGTGAACGGTGTCACACCATATGCTGAGGAGCACAAAGTAACACTCTATCTCTGCTTTTTTGCTTTGAATAAAATGCAGGAGCCAGAGAAAACACTAATCAAGCCACTCCCTGCTGAAAATTCATTGCTGGAATTACGGAGCCTAGATTGTTCAGAGGCCCTGACGTCTGAGCCAGGCGCTGAGCTCAGTGCTTTACACTCATTACTTCATAATCTTAACAAGCCCATGAGTTAAGACCAAACCTGCATTTGGATTGGGAAACCCAGGGTCAAAAAAGCACTTTTCTCAGGATGAGAGAAAGCATACTTATCAATACATCTTGTATTCATCCATGCAGGACATTAGAGCGCTATGCGCCTCAAAGACACTGGGTAGATGTCTGCAGAATGGACGAGGGGAAGACATGCAAATTTCTGAATGACTGACACTCTTTAGTCCTGAACCTCATGCTAAAGGCGACCTCGAGGGGAAGAGGCAGTCCTTCTATTAATACTAAGTCAGTAATAACCTCCCTACTTCTTCTTCTCTCCTTACAACACAAGGCGTTGTAAGCCCATGTGTCCAAACGAAGGGAAAGAGTAGTCATTCACTCCACGGGACAGCGTCTTTCAACCCCATCGGAGACCGCACGCGCAGCGCCCCACATTGCGCACGCGCCCTGGCTCAGCTCCGCCCCGCCAAGTCACGTTCCCCGACGCGCACACGCAGGCTGGGAGCGCGAGTGCGTACCTGCGCAAAGCTGGAAGCGGACACTTTTTTCTTCTTACTGGCGCCATAGCCCCCGCCGCTGCTGCCATTGTGGGAAGGGCTGGCCGGCCTCTTCTTGCTGTTCCGGACTATTCCGGGAGTGGAAGTGGTGGCCACAATTGGAATTTGCGCCGCCATCGCACTCTGAGTCTTCCCCTGGTCCCCCCACCTCTTTCCCAGCGCGGGCCCTGCAACTTCCTTTCCGCTGTTACTTCCGTCTTGATGGTTGAAAACCCGGCCTGGACTCAAAGCTGTAGCTGGCTTCTCTCGGTGCAATCTAAAAGGCGGAGCTCGGAGTAGCCTGTGCCGTCGGGACGGGAAGATGTCAGCGGGCGTTGTCCTCACACTCGGGCGCTCTGGGCGTGGGCCTTGGGTGGGGCACGTGCCTGGAAATCCCCACTGATAGAGGAATAGAAAATCTCCCAATCTTTTTAAGTAACtacgttttaaaaaattaatgagcgTGTTGTCTTTTCTCATATAGAAGAGTGATTACTTTTGATGTCTGTAAGCCTAAAGCTGGGGTCGTTCTCAGTAGACCGCCAAGCTACTGGCTTCCCTGCCTTCCCCCGCGGAAAAGGTTTGTATATAAATAGTGCCCAAATGGACATGAAGGGTAGAGTGGTTcttaatctctctctttttttttttttgagagggagtttcgctcttgttgcccaggctggagtgcaatggcgcgatctcggctcactgcaacctccgcctcctgggttcaagcgattctcctgcctcagcctcccgagtagctgggatcacaggcatgtgccaccatgcccggctaattttgtatttttagtagagacggggtttctccatgttgatcaggctggtctcgagcttccgagctcaggtgatcgcgcctcggcctccctaagtgctgggattacaggtgtaagccaccacgcccggccggttCGTAATCTCTTAGGATTCACAGACTCTTGAGCATGGAATCTGTGcttcctccccctgccccacacccccacctccccaccaccccattAAATGTATACAGACACAGACAAAATTTTACAGATTTCAGGGAGGTCACAGATCTACTAAAACCTATTTAGGAACCTCAGTCCCCCTACCCGCCTTGTTCTTTGCCTCATTCTACCCTATATTTTTACAGAACCTTTGCGACAGCATGTAACTAAATGATTTATAATCGGATGGTTAATGTCTTTTTTTGGCTCCTGCTAGAATTTAATCTCTATGAGGGAAGGGTCAGTTATGTCTTGTTCACTTTTCAGTCCCCCCAGTCACGGTACCTTATAAGTCGTTGGTGCATTGTAAGTATTTTTAATGATGTATTTAACGAATGAACTAACTCCCTGCAGTGATTGGTGGAAGCTACTATGTTTGAATATAGGAAGCTGATGTATATGAGTCTTGATATTTGAAATAAACAGGCTGCACAATGACTTAGAGGTGAGAGAAGGAGCAGTTAGGGAAACTAGCAATACTGTTACTGACATATTTTCTCCTTTGGAGAAAGGAATAAGCCTACCAGTGTTGAAATGTTCTTTCCCACACCGCATCTCCATCCCTATCCTCATCTAAAGCTagtcttttcctcattccttAACTCAAGGACTCACCTCCAACAAGCCAGTCACCTAAGCAAACTCTACTGTCCCCACCTCCTCCCATTCCTCACCTCCTCAGCTCGCTTCTCTCCTTCACGGCTCTTGCCCTGGTGAATCTGTATCCCATGTCTACATCTCAGCAACAGCCTCCAGATGGAAGTTTCGGCCGCCATCTTTCCCTAATCCATTCCTGACCCCAGACCATCCTTCATACTGGCTGCCAGAATGGGATTTCTAAATTACAAATATAATCATACCACTTAAACTTTCTTACATTCTTCAGGGCCCTTTTACCTTCagggtaaaattttttttttttaccttcaggGTAAGAACGTTTTAGCTTGTCATACAAGGTCCGTAATAACTGggctctgggccgggcgcggtggcttacgcctgtaatcccaacactttgagaggccgaggcgggcagatcacaaggtcaggagataaaggccatcctgtccaacatggtgaaacctcgtctctactaaaaatacaaaaattagctgagtatggtggcacgcgcctgtaatcccagctactcaggaggctgaggcaggagaatcgcttgaacccgggagattgcagtgagcagagatcgtgccactgcgctccagcctggcgacagagcaagactccgcctcaaaacgacaacaaaaacaacaacaacaaaaactgggcTGTGCCCCATTCTTTTGCTTGGTTCCCAACACTTAATTCCTTGTGTTCCAGCCTAGGACTAACTCTATTTCCTAGAATGTACATGTTTTCTTAGCTTgtcatatttttgtttctattatttcctCTCCTAGGAATGCTTAGCTCCTTGCCTGATTACCATCCATTTTGCCTCAGTTCGGATGCTACTTCCAATGAAAAGCTTTCTGCCATCTGACacaccttccttccccttccctttccctgttCTCACGCTGTGCACGTGAGCACAGGGGGACCTGCTGGGCTGCTTCCTGTCATCCCTTATTGAGTTCAAACACCAACTCCCTACTTTTCAGAAGTCAGACAAGTGGATGCACCGCCATCTGGTTTCCTGTTACTAAATTCAGGCCTGATCTTGTCTGATTCCTTTCTGAAATTCTTCCCTTGGTATCTGAAACATCaccatctttttgttttcctctttcctgGCCAGTCTTCTGTTACCAAATGGTCTCTAATGCTACTAcaggtttttcaaaatatatagtcACATGCTTCTGTAGATTCACGTTTTAAAAGTttcccaagtgattctaatgaTCAGCCAGGTTTGAAACCAGGCTCTTGCACAGAATCCTTACATATTGAGAGTTCCTTGGTGCTTGGTCCAAGGCCCTCTGCCCTTCTCAGTCGATACTGTCCCTAGCCATTGTACCAATTCTTGGGGATTCAGTTACCACCTAAATGCAGACCACTTTCAGATTTGCATCCCTTATCTGGCTCTTTCTCCAAAGATGCATACctaaggccaggtacggtggctcatgtctgtaatcccaacactttgggaagccgaggcgagtggatcacttgaggtcaggagttcgagaccagcccggccaacatgggtgaaaccttatctctactaaaaaaaatacaaaaattagccaagcatggtggtgcctccctgtagccccagctacttgggagactgaggcacaagaatcgtttgaactcgggaggtggaggttgcagtgagcctggacgacagaggaagactccgtctcaaaaaaaaaaaaagagcataccCGGATGTAAAATTCCTTTCCCTAGTATAAACTCAGATGCTTACATGCATCTTTCACTCCGCATGGCAAAAACAGAATTCATCATCCTCTCTGCTCCTCTAAAACAGATTCCTCCTTCAGTGTTTCCTGTCTCAGCAAATGCCACGATTAGCCACCAGTTCTTCAGACCAAAACTtgggagtcatccttgactccttcccttcctccactccacaccataaCCGCATTCCAGCCACCATCTCTCTCTGGACTTGCAAAGTGGCCTTATGCGTTCTCTTTCTGCCTCCACTTTTGGTCCCTGCGATCCAGTTCCAACATGCGATTCCAGATGATTTCTTTAAAGATACAAATGTGCATTTTTCAGATCACACCCCCTGCTTGAAACCATTCAGCGGCTTCCAGTGGTCCCTAGAGTGAAGCCTGTTGTCCACGAGGTGGTTCCAAAGGTCCTTAGAGACCTGCCATCTCTCCAGCTTGCCTCTGTCCCAGGTCCCTGTACTCCTGCTCAGTTTTCACTTTTGTTAGTTCCAACAACCAGCtgtgcccctcctccctcaggccTTGACACACTGCTCCTCCTGCCTGGAAGCTGCTTTTCTCCCGACCCCACCCTCCTCTGGTCTCACTAAATTCCACACACCCTTCCTATCTTGGCTGACATGCTATATTTTCAGTGTTCCCTCTCCTCTGGTCTGGTTCCACATTCCCATCAGTCTCTCTCAGTTATTTCATCCCTAttgattactttttttgtttttggaggatCTTTCTGTGTAGCCCAGTACATACATTTCTAGTAGGGAAGGAAAgatatttatttgtcttctcaGCTGGACTTAAGCTTCCTATAGGCAGTTGCCAGAGTCATCAGGGATTGAGTGGCAGAGCATCAACAGATGACAGCAACAAGGAGAGTGGGAGAAATGCTGGAGAACATCGGCTTGAGAAACCTGCTCCACGACCACTGTGGTAGTGCCAGTTACTGCCCAGTGTTGGCACATACCAGGATCCCATATACTTGCTGCATACGTAACTCATGGGTTTCCTTGTCCATTGGTAAAGATAAATTAATACTGATGACCCGACATTCTGCTAGCTTATGTGTTGAGACAGGGCCTAAGGCTCCCCTAAGTTCCCTCCTCAGTTGTTCCTGAAAACTTGCAGGGTGTGTCTCACCCCTGCCGTAGTGTGAGCCCTCTCTTGCACTTCCTCTTCAGCTTCCTTCCTGGTACTTGCAGCTCCTGCGTCCCTCACCAATGCCACACTTCCTTTGGCAAAGGCTGCCGGGGCTTTCTCTGGGATATTGATGCCCTGACTGCGGTGTACCAGTTCAGCAGCCTCAGCCAGAGTCTTGATCCCAGTTAAGACAATGATTAAGAATGAATAATGTGCCTGCTAAGCTACTATGTATGACTTGAGACACAGAGTGCCTAATTTACTGTCTCTCAAAGATCTCAGAAAACACAGTAGGTATTTGGGATCATGCTGCTACTGCATGGAAGACACACTGCTCATCTCTTGATACCTTGTGTGAAGTGTGCTAGTCATGCTCACTGTATGAAAAATGGCTGTTCCAGTTGATATGGGACTCCTTGATGAAGGGAAGAAACCTTGAAGCTGTTGCAGTCAAGATCCTCAAAATCCCCCAACTCCTGGATACTAAAAGAGGCAGCTCAGTGTGCACTCCCTACTCTGAGCTCTGGGGACGTGCAGTTGAAAACAAACCCATTGCAGTGAGAAGCTGATGGAATCCTCAGAGACCAGTGGCAGTCCTCTCAGGAGTGTGAGAGCAGCACTCATTCCTGGAACACCATCTCTGAGGAACCTTCCTAAAGTAGCCTGTGTTTTCTCCATCACAGACCAAAGTATATCGTTTGGTAAGTGCTTGTGGGTCATAGGCTCACTTGAGCAGACACGGTTTCTTCTTTGTCGCTGTTTTCAGAGTATTGCAGTCCCTCGGTGGCAATCCGTTAAGTGCCTCATTGTAAACAATCAGTATTAATAGAGCAGAAGAGAGCTCTGGCCCAGTGGATGCTGGGGACAGGCCTTTGCTCACTTCATTGCCTGCTATTTCTTGCCTGACAGCcacatggaaatatttaaaagctGGAAAGAGTAATTGAAAATAGGCCTGACCGTGACATTTCCAGGGTTCAGGGCAAGAGTACAAATGGAGGCCTACCTACCACATGCTTTGATATTTAAGTGTACAAAGCAAGCTAATAAcatgtaaaaaaaatatatatatgttctacCCTTCTATCTTGGCAAATGTATCTTTATAACTCAGAAGGCCAGAGTTGAATTTCGAATGCTCAGATTTCTTGGAGTTCTGCTCAGAATATGGTAGGGTGGGAAGAGCTGTTCCAGCCCTGAGCCCCCCTTTCCCCCCCTACTCCTCAGGGCATCTGGAAGAAACATGTGTGTACACCTGTGGAAACCTCTTGACCACCCCTCAAGCCTTTGGGGATATACATCAAGCCCAAGGACAAGGTCCACAGGGGCCCTCCCAAGGGGCACAGGGCCATTTGAGCATGAGGTTCTGGGGTCCCAAGCACCAGAGCATGTTCTAAAAGGAGGGAGCCATGGACTTGGGTCAACACATTTCCCTGTGTCCCTATTCACTCTGCTCAGTGGGGAAAGGCAGAGCTAGAAAGAGGggcttcttgcccaggctgtgcGTCACCTGCAGCCTGTGCTCAGAGTGTTAAGTAGGAAGACACCAGATGAGGAGTAGAAGCCAGCTGCATGGAGCTCCAGCCTCCTTTACAACTGGAGTGGGAGAGGGGAAGGCAGGTCCAGGAGGAGATCCAGTTGAGATGGCAGAAAATTGATGTGATTTCCATCTCTAAGCCTGGGTTTTCTGAGTAACAGGAGAGGTAACAGGTAGCAACACCTACAAGGTGGAGGGAGAGTGGTAGAGGCTTAGGAAGGGTCGTAGGAAGACATACTTGGTGCATCCAAACTCATGCAATCTACTCTCTGAATTTTGACGTCAACAGATGATACTGCTTTGCAAAGTCTGAAGGAGAGAAAATAGTTTTAAGGGCCATTTTGCTTACTGGAATTACTTCTTAAATCCACGCCTGTTAAGTAAACACCAATTTAACATTGCAAATGTGGCCCAGAAAGGCTGACACAGGACTTTCCAAATAGTGGGGTGCTTGCCTTCCATTGTGAAAGGCAGGATTCTGCTCCCAGGAtggtatttttctctcttttgttgccCACCTCTCTGAATCCCCTCCTGGGCACTGGTTGTCCCCTCCTCTCTTACCAGAGGTCCCACccattatttaaaatgaattattgtTTTAACACTTACTGTTTGTGCATAccatagagaaagaaaacaattataattaCTATAATTCTCCCATCTCTgatatttttttccctgttttctctCTCAAAACCTCAAATTTGCTAATTCCCAGGCTGTGACAACACCTGCCTTCTTAAATTGTCAGCCTGCTTTGATTCCTTTCCCCAGCATCATGGTTCCTAACCCCGCTGCTGTGTTGCTTGTTTTGGCTGTTTTTATTCACATGTGACACCTTGTTTCTGTCGGCTGTACATTAAGATAGTATCAGAGAAGATCAATCCACAAGCTTTGGGCACATTCACTAATGGAATAAAACAGAGACAATATGGAAGCTTAGAGATGTTCATTGTCTAAGTTCACCAAGAAATCCCCAAAGACTGAGAAATTGAGGCCTCCTACAGGTATCCCATATGCACCCCTCTCTAGACATTGCTGCTTCTGCTGCCCCAAAGTAGGTGAGCTAACCAGCCCAGCTCCCAGGTGTGACCCAGCCCTGGAAACAGGGGCAGGGCAAGAAGAGGGTGTGGCCACGGGAGGGAGACCCATTCTGGGCAAAGGACCCGTGACAGGCAGGGCTGTCAGCAGTCTTCTTCGTTGGCATGGCACTGGACAGAACCCAAAGGATAGTGGGACAGTCCCCATCCCTCACTTTGTTGAAAGACGATGGCCATTGTTTGGAAGAACAAGAGATGAAATGTGCTCACAGTTTTTTAGAAAATCTTTCATTCTATAGAGAAACACTCGAACTACTTAGGATGCCCTATGACCTATCTGTTTATCTCTCCTTTCGTCTCTCACATTTGGGCTCCCGAAAGTTGACTGGGTTCTGACCCAGTCCAGCCACCCTGCCCTCCATCCCAGTTCTCTCAGGGATCTTGGGGTCCCAGCCTGGCTCAGCACCTGCCCTGGCTCTTTCGATCTCAATCCCTGGGCTTGTGTGTAAAGTGGCTTCTAGCCCCTTGCCTTATCCCATGTTCACTTTTGCAATTCCCTGATGCTGTTGTGAAGCACTTTCTGAAAAGTTCTAGTTCATTCTCCATCTACTTGCACTGAGGATCTGAACTTTTTGTAAGGATTGGGGATTGTCAGTGTGAACTGAACATCAGTTTTTGTGCTCTGCTGTAATGCAAGGAACCTCTCATGAGCAGGTCGATAAGGCATTTCTCCCTATGCTAAATGGCCCTGCACTAGTATGCAGTTTGAGTTTTTGCCTTCTGATTTCATTTCTGCCATTAAAGGGCTGGCTTCAGACATCTCCCGTAGCACACCCATACACGTaacagattttctgtttttaatatgttGTGGACTGAAGTGATCAACCACCACAGGTGTTAGAAATATGTCAATATGTCTAAAATAATCACAGAAACCCATGAGTGAGGCCTTGGTGGGGACAGGGTGGGTGACCCAAGACCAGAGGCATGTGCTTCAGTGTGTGGACTTTTGAGAATTTAGTTTAGCTGATCTGATTAATGGCCtttttgggtaattttttttaacctctttttggcttcagtttccttatctccaAAATGAGCTAAccaattttgtttatctgagTTGTCAGACATTTttaagtaaacattttttaagcCATAACACATAAAAAATGTGCACAAATCATATGTGGACAGCCACGTGAATTTTTACAAAGTAAACACACTTGGTAATCCAGCTTACAAAACAGAACATTATCAGCACCTAAAAGCCCCTGCTTCATGCCCATTGCCAATCCCAAAAGACTACCATTCCCCAAGGTTACCACTTTCCTGGCTTCTACCACCAGAGATTAGTTCTGAGCTTTATAGAAATGTAATCAGTCATGTACTGTATGTATTCTTGTGTGTCTGTCTTGGATGAGATTCCTTTTGCAGCATGTAGCAGTACTTCATTGTCATGGCTGTACGGTTTTCCATTGTGAGAACAAGCCACAGTGTAACCATTCATCTgctagacatttaggttgtttccagggTCTTCTGGCTCTTTTGAATGAAGCCGCTTTGAACATTGTGCATACATATCTTTTAGCGTACATAGGTAAACTTCTGTTGGGTTATATCAAGAATGAAATTGTTGGGTCACAGAATATACTTTAATAGATACTTCCATTTGACAAGTGGTTATACCAATTTACCTTCCTACCAGCAGCAAATGAGAGTTCCACTCATCTACATCAAGGATTTTTTCATTGCACTTGATACTACATAACTATATTTGCCAAACAAATGCCCCGAGCAAGCGGAGAGGCAGTGGGATATAGCAGAAATCACACTCAGGTAAAACCTCAAGTGAAGGATGCAATTGTTCTGGACCAGGAAGTTATTACTTGTAAAGCAGTGATGATCTATAAGACCACTTTCATCTATGAAAGTCTTGGCTTTTTTGGTGATTTTCATGAGAAGTGCTTCCTTTGTCACATACTTGCTGGTGTCTCCCTGTGACAGGCCCAGGACAGCTCTGGGTGGACACTAAACAACAGACATATTATACATTTGCCATAGATGTACTGCTTCAAGTGCAGAGATTTAATTGGTGCAGGGACATTGACGACCTGAAGGGCTTTGGAAACAAGGGTGGGAAAGAACAAGAGAAATTTGCAAGAAGAGTTCTTGGTCCCAGAGTGGAGTCATTTTGTTCTGGAGAGTAAGGCTGAGCTCGCAGGATGGTCAGAATGTGTAAGAGCTAGTGGCAGAGGCAGTGCTACAATCACCATAGATGACATGCACTTATTCCTTCATGCCTGGGCAAGGCAGATGGGATGCTGCTGCCTGTGCCTGCCTCCGCTCACAAAGCTCTCCTGCATGAAATTTGAGGTGGGCcactgggtgggtgggtggagccTGTAGCCTGTGCTCAGGCCCTCACAGCGAGAGAGACTTGGAAAATTTCTATCTTACATTTTTGGCTTTTTAGAACGATGAAGTCTCCAAACCTAAAAATGGGTTCAGGCATTGGACCACTAGGGCTACGGATACTGACGATACCAAGAGCTAAAGTGATTGCCAGTTGTTTACCTTTcctggagtttttaaaaaatcacaactaAAGAGCATCAGAACACTATTTTGTTCcttattgttttctgttgttaAAGCTCCCAGGATCCACACCTTCAACCCACCCCGCCCCCAAAGTACACAATTGTCACATGTCCAGAAGTGACACAACTTCTCAAAACCATGCAAGATATGCAGGAGGACTTGTCAAACCAAGAGGTGGCCAGAGCAAGCTACTGTAGTTTCCCATTATCTGAAGTAGCCATCTGCAAGGCAAGGGCTTGTTCCTAGTCCCAGAACATAATGGTTCATGATTCCTCAATTAAAGATTTGAATGCTTTCACTCTATCCTTCAAGCAAAGATCTCACCAGGTACTTACTCTGAGAGCAAAGGAAATCTGCTTCCTCCCACCCGTCCAGATGCCCAGCCACACACTAacaaatgcacacacatcacaaacaccGGTGTTGTCCTCCTTAGCCCTTGGCCCTCCTGGCCATTCCCTGTGGGGCTGGCCCGATGAGCTGGCTTTTGTATCACCGGGTGCTCTTCCTGAGGCCAGCTATGGGCAGATTATGAAACTGCCGCATTTGCCCTTTCTCTCCCCAGCCTCACCTCATGTCTATACGGTCCTTCCTCCTGTACCTCCTTCTGTCATGAGGGCTTTTCTTCCACTTCCCCTACGCCCTGCTATAGGGCAAGCAATGAATTAACTCAGTATGGGAGGAGGGGACtccttacagaagaataagaCCAAAAATATCTTATATATAGGAGCCCCCAGCACCTCTCCAAACTCCTGGAGAGCCACTGTAGGCATGGCTTTGACCCTGAGGCCTCTTAAAAGGCAGATACTCTCCCAGAGAGGTTGAGTGTTTAATCACCAATCCCTGGTGTCTCACTTTGAGTTATTTTGTCAGATCACTTtcctctgagccaggagaagTCTTTAGGATGGAAAGAGCTTGTAAAAGTCAACAGAGAGAGCAGAACAATGAGGGCACACCTGCTAAGAGAGCTGATCCAGGATTCTCATGTCCTGTGCCCCTTCCTCTTGCTAACCAGCATAACTTTGCCCCACCTGAGAGAAGAAGAGATGCGACCCAAGCTGGCTGCCTGCACAGCATGCTCCAGGGTCCTGCTACAATTTAGCAAGTATCAGTCGCCATCTCCAGCCTGACCCCCAGCCCCTCTTCGAGCACCTAGTCTAGACCTTGGTCTTCAACTCCCAAATCCTCAAACCTCCCTGTTACATTCCTAATGGATCCCATCGCTCCCCTGGTCACTCAATATGAATGTAGCAAATCCAAATGCTGGAATAGCCCTTTCCAGTTTGAAAGCACTTTGACACAATCTTACTCCATTTAAGCGTCACAACAAATCTGCCAGTGGGCTACTATTATGCTCACTCCATCACTTAGGAAACATATTCCAAGAGATTAAAGGATGttttaaggtcacacagctacatAGTGGCCCCGCTGGTTTGCATCAGCAATGTATCTGATGTCCCGTTGTGTGCTGGAGAACATCAGAGGCATTCCTGGCGGACCTCTCCCCTCTTCTCAGTGCCAGGCCTGAGCCAATCAAAGCCCTGCTCCTTCTTTCTTGCTCACTGCACTGGCCAGACTGTTCAGTACAATGCTGAATAGAAGCCATGAGCACAGACATCCCTATCTCCCTCCCAGTCTTAGAGGGAAAGCATTCATCTTTGACccttaagtatgatgttagctgcgggtgttctgtagatgttctttatcaagtgaggaagttcccttctatttctgaAAGtcttaaatatggaatggaggtTGGATTTCTTCAAATGCTTATTCTGCATCTAGTAAGGATATCATAtactttttcctttcattctgttaatatggcaAATTAGATTggtttttgaatgttaaaccaaccCTGAATTCTTGGGTTAAATCTCACTTTATTATAATGTATTACCCTTGTAGTAacattggat
This window harbors:
- the INO80C gene encoding INO80 complex subunit C isoform X4 codes for the protein MAAETSIWRLLLRCRHGIQIHQGKSREGEKRAEEWGFPGTCPTQGPRPERPSVRTTPADIFPSRRHRLLRAPPFRLHREKPATALSPGRVFNHQDGSNSGKEVAGPALGKRWGDQGKTQSAMAAQIPIVATTSTPGIVRNSKKRPASPSHNGSSGGGYGASKKKKVSASSFAQGISMEAMSENKMVPSEFSTGPVEKAAKPLPFKDPNFVHSGHGGAVAGKKNRTWKNLKQILASERALPWQLNDPNYFSIDAPPSFKPAKKYSDVSGLLANYTDPQSKLRFSTIEEFSYIRRLPSDVVTGYLALRKATSIVP